The Dongia rigui genome includes the window GAATCCTTCGATGCCGCCACCGACCGCATCCGCGCCCGGGCACTTCTGACCGCCCTCGTCATCCTGCTGGTCTTCGGCGCCATCTCGATCGTGTTGTGGATCGGCGGCGCCGATGTGCTGGCGGGCAGTATTTCGGCCGGCCAGCTCTCGGCCTTCGTCTTCTATGCCATCGTCGTCGCTGGGTCGCTCGGCGCCATCACCGAAGTCGTCGGCGACCTGCAGCGGGCGGCGGGTGCCATGGAGCGGATCATCGAGCTCCTCAACACCCAGCCGATCATCACCGCGCCGGCCTTGCCGAAATATCTCCCTAAGCCGCTCACCGGCCGCATCAAGTTCGAGGGCGTCTCGTTCCAATATCCCTCGCGCCCCGAGCAGACGGCGCTTGAGAATTTCACCCTGGAGATCCAGCCCGGCGAAACGGTCGCCATCGTCGGCCCGTCGGGTGCCGGCAAGACCACGGTGATGCAGCTCCTGATGCGCTTCTATGATCCGGATGCGGGGCGCATCACGCTCGACGGCATCGACATTCGCGACGTGGTGCCGCAAGACTTGCGCAGCGCCATGGGGCTGGTGCCGCAGGACCCGGTGATCTTCTCCTCGAGTGCAGCCGAGAACATTCTCTATGGTCGGCCGGATGCCGACAGGACGGCCATCCGCCAGGCAGCCGATGCGGCCCATGCCACCGAATTCCTCGACCGGTTGCCGCAGGGCTTCGACACGCATCTGGGCGAACGCGGGGTGCGCCTTTCCGGCGGCCAGCGCCAGCGCATCGCCATCGCCCGCGCCGTTCTGCGCAATCCAACGCTGCTGCTCCTTGATGAGGCCACCTCGGCCCTTGATGCCGAAAGCGAGCAGCTGGTGCAGGCAGCGCTCGACAAGCTGATGGTCGGGCGCACGACGCTGGTCATCGCCCACCGCCTGGCAACGGTCTTAAAGGCCAACCGCATCGTCGTCATCGACAAGGGCCGTATTGACGCCATCGGCACCCATGCCGAGCTCATCCGCCAGGGCGGCCTCTATGCGCGCCTGGCTGAACTGCAGTTCGATCAGCCCAAGAAATCGGAGCCGGAGGCGGCGGCGTGAGCAAGAAGAACCCCTCGATCATCGTCGCCGGCGGCGCCAATCTCGATATCAAGAGCCGGATCGCGGGGAAGACAATTCCCGGCACCTCCAACCCGGGCTGGACGGAAACAAGCCCTGGCGGCGTCGGGCGCAACATCGCCGAGAATCTCGCCCGGCTGGGCGCCAAGGTCGGATTGCTCACCTTGATCGGCGAGGATTCCACCGGCGATCGCTTACGCCGCAGTGCGCGGGCTGTCGGCATCGACACCTCGCTGATGATGCGGCGCAAGGGGTCGACCGGGACCTACAGCGCCACCCTCAATGCCGAGGGCGAGATGCTGATCGCGGTCAGCGATATGAGCCTCATCGATGGCATGAAGACCAGCGACATCACGCAGCATAAAGACGTGCTGGCGGTAGCAGATCTGCTGGTGGCGGACGGCAACCTGCCGCTGCCCTGCTTGAAGGCGCTGCTGCAGATCGCCAAGCGCGCGGAGATACCGCTGGTGCTGGAGCCGGTCTCGGTGCCCAAGGCCAAGCGGCTGAAGCCGCTGCTGCAGGAAGGCTTGCCGATTGCGGCGCTGACGCCCAACCGGGATGAACTGGCGGAACTGACCGGGTTGCCGGTGAAGAACGCGCGCGATCTGACAAAGGCGGCGCAACGCCTGCATGAGCGCGGTGTCACCCATGTTCTGGTGGGTCTCGGTGCCGAGGGCTGCTTCCTCTCCACCGCCGATGAAGGGCAGCATCTGATCCCGGTGCGCAAGAAAAGCATTATCAAGGACGTGACCGGCGGCGGCGATGCGATGGTGGCGAGCCTGGCCTTTGGCCTTGCCAAGGACATTACGGCGCTGCAGGCGGCGCGTGCGGGCCAGGAACTGGCAGCGCGGGTCGTGCGTTCCATGGAGAGTGGTGCGGGTCAAAAAAGGGGACGCGGATGAACCAGTATCTCGACATCGCGCCGGAAGTTGCGGCCGCGCTGCAAGCGCGCCAGCCGGTGGTGGCCCTGGAATCCACCATCGTCGCCCATGGCATGCCGTATCCGCAGAATTTGGAGACGGCGCAGATCGTCGAGAGCATCATCCGCGAGGGTGGCGCAGTGCCGGCGACCATCGCCATCCTGGACGGCCGGTTGAAGGTCGGCCTGTCGCCTGATGAGTTGCAGCGTGTCGCGCAGTCGCCGGACATGGTGAAGGCCAGCATCCGTGATTTGGCCGTCCTGGTGGCGTCGGGCGGCAACGGCGCCACGACGGTCGCCAGCACCATGCGCATCGCCGCCATGGCGGGTATCCATGTGTTTGTCACCGGCGGCATCGGTGGCGTGCACCGGGGCGCTGCCAAGAGCTTCGACATTTCGGCCGACCTTGAAGAAATGGCCGAGAGCAATGTCGCGGTGGTTTGCGCGGGTGCCAAATCGATCCTCGATATCGGCCTGACGCTCGAGTACCTCGAAACCGCCGGCGTCCCCGTGATCACGGTGGGATCGGAGACCTTCCCCGCCTTCTATTCGCGCGAGAGCGGGCACAAGTCTCCGTTCACGGTGGCCAATGCCGCGGAGGTCGCTGCCATCGCCCGGGCGAAATGGGAGATGGGTCTTAAAGGCGGCATGGTGATCGCCAACCCGATCGCGGTCGAAGACGAAATCCCGGCGGAAGAGATCGACCGCCAGATCCAGGGTGCGTTGATCGAGGCCGACACGCTGGGCTATCGCGGCAAGACCGTGACGCCCTTTCTGCTGAAGCATGTGGCGACCCTGACCGAGGGGCGCTCGCTCACCGCCAACATCGCTTTGGTGCGCAACAATGCGCGCCTAGGGGCGGCCATTGCCGTGGCGCTGGCGGGCTAGACCTGCTTCTCCGTTTCGGGGCGCGACGTCAGCCAGGTCAGCATTGAATCGAGAGCTGGGCACAGAGCCTGACCCCATTCGGTAAGGGCGTATTCGACCTTGGGTGGCACCTGCTGATGGACCGTGCGGTGCACCAGGCCGTCGCTTTGCAACTGCCGCAATTGCTGCGCCAGCATCTTCTGTGAAATAGCCGGAATGGCGCGCTCGAGATCCGAAAAGCGCAACACGCGCCCACCGAAGAGGTGAAAGAGGATGACGAGCTTCCAGCGTCCCTCGAACAGCTTTTTGGCCTGCTCGACACCATCGGCCGCCGTCTCGCGCGTATAGCCGCTGCTGGATGCGCCCTCCAGCTTACCTGCGGGTAAGGGACTTACTTTCTCGTGCGTTCTTGTCATGTGCGGATGATAGCCACCATCTTGCGCAGCAGACAAGGCGGGCCATTCCGGCCCGTGCCAGCCAAAAATATCCGCATGGAGATAGAGCAATGACCTTCCCGCTGGAACTCGCCGGCCGTCGCGCCATCGTCAGCGGCGGCACCAAGGGCCTCGGTGCCGCCGTGGTCGATATCCTGCACCGGAACGGCATGCGCGTCATTGCGACGGCGCGTTCGGTGCCGGTCGAAGGTGCCGCAGATCTTCACTATGTCGCCGCCGACCTCACGACCGCCGAGGGCTGCGCCACGGCCGTGCAGGCAGCGCAATCTCTGCTGGGAGGGGTCGATGCCATCGTCAATGTTCTGGGCGGCTCCAAGGCACCGGCCGGGGGCTTCGCGGTGCTCGACGACGACGTCTGGGCGCGGGAACTGGCGCTCAACCTGATGCCGGCGGTGCGCCTCGACCGTGCGCTGCTGCCCGGCATGATCGCGCAAGGCGGCGGCGTCATCGTGCATGTCAGCTCGATCCAGCGGCGCCTGCCGCTCCCGGAGGCCACCACGGCCTATGCCGCCGCCAAGGCGGCGCTCTCGACCTACAGCAAGAGCCTCTCGAAGGAGGTCTCGCCCAAAGGGGTCCGCGTCGTCAGTGTCGCACCCGGATGGATCGAGACCGAGGCGGCCGTGGCGCTGGCCGAGCGTCTCGCCACGGAAACCGGCACCGATTACGCCGGCGGCAAGGAAATCATCATGCGCAGCCTGGGTGGTATCCCGCTCGGCCGGCCGGCCAAGCCGGCGGAAGTGGCCGATCTCATCGCCTTCCTCATTTCCCCGCGCGCGGCCGCCATCACCGGGACCGAATATGTGATCGATGGCGGGACAATCCCGACTGCCTGACCAGCCTCCAGACTCCTCTTAGGACCGGCCGCGCAACCCCTTGATTCAGCGGAGTTTTGATTGAACCATCATTCAGTATATGAACCTTATTGATATGAAAACATTGACTTTATTGATTTAGTGATGTAGAAATCATCTCATATAAACGCCAATGACAAATCGGAGTGGGATGATGTCGATGATGACGGAAATCAAATCGGGGACCCCGATCGCCAAGCAGAGCCAGCGCCATGGCGGCCTGCCGGTCAGCCTGCCGGCCTGGGCCTATACCAGCGACGAGCTGGCCGATCTCGAATACGAGCATGTCATCCTCCCTTCCTGGCAGTTCGTCTGCCACGTGTCGCAGGTGAAGAATCCCGGCGACTACATGACCCTCGACATGAAGAAGGATTCGGTCCTGGTCATGCGCGGCAAGGACGATGTCTTGCGCGCCTTCATGAATGTCTGCCGCCATCGGGCCGCAAAGCTGTTGACCGGCGCCGGCAATTGCCGCGCCCGGATCACCTGCCCCTATCACGGCTGGAGCTATGACCTCTCGGGCGAGCTTAAGGGCCTGCCTGCCGAAAAGACCTTCCCCGGCGTCGAGAAGGACAAGCTGGGCCTCAAAGAGATCGAGATCGAGATCCTTGCCGGCATGGTCTTCGCCCGGGTCGTTCCCGGGGGACCTACCTTGC containing:
- a CDS encoding carbohydrate kinase family protein, which translates into the protein MSKKNPSIIVAGGANLDIKSRIAGKTIPGTSNPGWTETSPGGVGRNIAENLARLGAKVGLLTLIGEDSTGDRLRRSARAVGIDTSLMMRRKGSTGTYSATLNAEGEMLIAVSDMSLIDGMKTSDITQHKDVLAVADLLVADGNLPLPCLKALLQIAKRAEIPLVLEPVSVPKAKRLKPLLQEGLPIAALTPNRDELAELTGLPVKNARDLTKAAQRLHERGVTHVLVGLGAEGCFLSTADEGQHLIPVRKKSIIKDVTGGGDAMVASLAFGLAKDITALQAARAGQELAARVVRSMESGAGQKRGRG
- a CDS encoding winged helix-turn-helix transcriptional regulator is translated as MTRTHEKVSPLPAGKLEGASSSGYTRETAADGVEQAKKLFEGRWKLVILFHLFGGRVLRFSDLERAIPAISQKMLAQQLRQLQSDGLVHRTVHQQVPPKVEYALTEWGQALCPALDSMLTWLTSRPETEKQV
- a CDS encoding SDR family oxidoreductase gives rise to the protein MTFPLELAGRRAIVSGGTKGLGAAVVDILHRNGMRVIATARSVPVEGAADLHYVAADLTTAEGCATAVQAAQSLLGGVDAIVNVLGGSKAPAGGFAVLDDDVWARELALNLMPAVRLDRALLPGMIAQGGGVIVHVSSIQRRLPLPEATTAYAAAKAALSTYSKSLSKEVSPKGVRVVSVAPGWIETEAAVALAERLATETGTDYAGGKEIIMRSLGGIPLGRPAKPAEVADLIAFLISPRAAAITGTEYVIDGGTIPTA
- a CDS encoding pseudouridine-5'-phosphate glycosidase; translation: MNQYLDIAPEVAAALQARQPVVALESTIVAHGMPYPQNLETAQIVESIIREGGAVPATIAILDGRLKVGLSPDELQRVAQSPDMVKASIRDLAVLVASGGNGATTVASTMRIAAMAGIHVFVTGGIGGVHRGAAKSFDISADLEEMAESNVAVVCAGAKSILDIGLTLEYLETAGVPVITVGSETFPAFYSRESGHKSPFTVANAAEVAAIARAKWEMGLKGGMVIANPIAVEDEIPAEEIDRQIQGALIEADTLGYRGKTVTPFLLKHVATLTEGRSLTANIALVRNNARLGAAIAVALAG
- a CDS encoding ABC transporter transmembrane domain-containing protein, which produces MARGGANLPDRPTSREIRRLSDLLRFVSPYRWRVIGGTLALLVTASTVLALGSGMRYLVDRGFGLGDPHILDQTVAALFAVTVVMAVATYARFYFVTWVGERVVADIRKAVFDHIVSLSPGFFEITRTGEVVSRLTTDTTLLQTVVGSSASIALRNTIMMVGATVMLFITSPKLTGLVFLVVPFVVAPIIIYGRKVRVLSRLSQDKIAEVSADANESLYGIRTVQAFAHETEERKRFGSRVEESFDAATDRIRARALLTALVILLVFGAISIVLWIGGADVLAGSISAGQLSAFVFYAIVVAGSLGAITEVVGDLQRAAGAMERIIELLNTQPIITAPALPKYLPKPLTGRIKFEGVSFQYPSRPEQTALENFTLEIQPGETVAIVGPSGAGKTTVMQLLMRFYDPDAGRITLDGIDIRDVVPQDLRSAMGLVPQDPVIFSSSAAENILYGRPDADRTAIRQAADAAHATEFLDRLPQGFDTHLGERGVRLSGGQRQRIAIARAVLRNPTLLLLDEATSALDAESEQLVQAALDKLMVGRTTLVIAHRLATVLKANRIVVIDKGRIDAIGTHAELIRQGGLYARLAELQFDQPKKSEPEAAA